The nucleotide sequence CGGCGAACGCGGAGACGAGGCGACCGAGAACGCTGGTGCGAGCAGGCGCCGCGGGGCTGAGAGAGAAGGACATGGCGGGCAATCTCCGAAACGAGCTTGGCGGCAGAGGTTGGTGTCGGAGATAGGGGCGGCCACGGCTGCGAGAAGGGTCAGCGCCGAAGCAGCCGCATCCGCGCAGAGCGGACATTCGCCGCTTGACAATTCGCGTTCGGTTGCGGCGGCGTTCTTGTGATGAATCATGTGCCTGACCCCGCTTCCGCCCGCCCCCACATCACCATCACTTACTGCACCCAGTGCCAATGGCTCCTGCGAGCGGCGTGGATGGCGCAGGAGCTCCTTTCGACCTTCCGTGGCGATCTCGGCGAGGTCGCCCTGCGGCCTGGCACCGGCGGGGTATTCGTGATCGCGTTTGACGAGGAGGTCATCTGGGAGCGTGTGCGCGACGGCGGCTTTCCGGATGTGAAGCTGCTCAAGCAGCGGGTGCGGGATCGGATCGATCCGGGGCGGGATCTCGGGCATGTCGATCGAGCCGGGCGGGAGAGCTGAGACAGAGCAGTTGGCACGCAGGGCCGCGCTGGGGCATGATGGGCGGGCGCCACTCTTCGAACATCGTGCAGGCCAACGCCGCGGGACGCCTTGATCCGACGCATGCTCTCCCGGCTCGGCCAGCGTGGCTTCTCCACGCAGTTCTACCTGATCATGCTCGTGATCGCGCTGATCGGTCCGGGGCTGATCTTCACCGCCATCCTGCTGACCCGCTACGCCGCCACCGAGCGCGCCCGCTTCGAGCAGGATGCCCGGGAGAACGTGCGCGGGATCGCCCTGTCGATCGACCGCGACACCGCCGGGCTCGTCTCGGTGCTGCAGACGCTCGCCACCTCGCCGCGGCTGAAGGACGGCGAGTTCGCCAATTTCGAGAATCAGGCCCGTCTGGTGCGCGAGGCGATCGGCCTCGATCTCGTGCTGCGGCGGCCGGACGGACAGCAGATCGTCAACACCGCGCTGAAGCCGGGCGCACCCCTGCCGGTCACCACGCTGCCGATCGACCGCGAACTCATCGACGGCGGACAGCGCTCCATGGTCACCGGCTATCTCGCGGGGGCGACGCCCGATCAGGCGCATTACGCCGTCGCGCTGCCCGTTCGGATCGATGACCGTGTCGCCTTCATCCTAAGCTTCGCGGTGCCCCTGAGCCGCATCGCGGGCATCCTCGGCCGTGAACAGGTCCGAGGCTGGGTCACCGGCGTCTCGGACCGGGACGCCGTCGTGCTCGCGCGCCTGCCGGAGATGCCGGGCGTGGTCGGGCATTCCCGGCTGGCGACGTTGCGCCAGACCGCGACGGGCACGCCCGGCGTCTGGGAGGGACGGGACCGCAACTTCAAACCCGTCACCGTGGTCGAGGCGCGCTCGCGGCTGAACGGCTGGACCGTCGGGGCGAGCATCCCGCGCGAACTGGTCGATGCGCGGCTGCGGCGCTGGATCTGGGCCTTCGGCGGCTTCGGGCTTCTCGTGCTCGCCACCTCCTCGGTGCTCGCCGTGCATCTGTGGTCGCGGGTCTCGAAGCCGCTGCGGCAGCTCGCGGCGTCGGGGCCGGCGCTCGCCCGCGGGCAGGCGATCCCGCGGGTCGCCTCGCCGATCCACGAAATCCGCCGCCTCGCCGACGTGCTCTCGGAAGCCTCGCTGCGGCTGCGCACCCGCAGCGAGGAGCGCGACCGGGCGCTCGCCGAGACCCAGCGCGGCCTCGCAGCCTTGAGCGAGAGCGAGGCGCGGTTCCGCCATATGGCCGATTCGGCCCCGGCCCTGATCTGGATGACCGACGAGACCGGTGAGGTGGTCTTCGCCAACATGCATTTCGACCACCTGTTCGGTCGTCCCGCCGCGGAGATGGCCGGCGGCGGCTGGGAGTCGATCGTGCATCCGCCGGATCTGCCGGCCTTCCGGGCGACGTTCCAGGAGGCGTTCGAGCATCGGCACCCGTTCCGCGCGGAGATGCGGGTGATCGACCGCAACGGCGAGATCCGGTGGCTGCGCTGCGAGGGGGTGCCGCGGCTCGACGATCACGGCACCTTCCTCGGCTTCACCGGATGCAATGTCGACGTCACGGACGCCAAGCGGGCCGAGGAACATCTGCGCCTGCTCATCAACGAGCTGAACCACCGGGTGAAGAACACGCTCGCCACCGTCCAGTCGATCGCCATGCAATCCCTGCGCGGGCTCGACGGCGAGGAGGCGCAGGCGGCCAAGGCCGCCTTCGAGGCGCGGCTGCTGGCGCTCGCCCGCGCCCACGACGTGCTGACCCGCGAGAGTTGGGAAGGCGCCGAACTGAAGACCGTTGTGGCCGACGCGATCCGCCCGCTGGAGGCGGCCGAGGGGCAGGATTCGCGCTTCGCGGTCTCGGGCCCGCGCCTGCGGCTCGCGCCGCGACTGGCCCTGTCCATTGCCATGGCCCTGCACGAACTCGGCACCAACGCCGTGAAGTATGGCGCGCTCTCCAGGGAGGGCGGCCGGGTGACGATCACCTGGACCGTACAGCGCCGGCCGGAGCTGTGCCTCTCCCTGCGCTGGAGCGAGAGCGGTGGCCCGTCCGTCACCCCGCCGACGCGGCGCGGCTTCGGATCGCGCCTGATCGAGCGCAGTCTCGCCCGCGAACTCGCGGGCAAGGTCGAGCTGCTCTACGAGCCCGACGGCGTGGTCTGCACCATAGAGGCGCCCGTGCCCCCGCCGGGCCTGCTGGAGCGGAAGGGCGGGACGCAGCTCGCTGCCACGAAACCGCTTCCGCTCGCAGGCTGAAGCAGGCGCCCG is from Methylorubrum sp. B1-46 and encodes:
- a CDS encoding SelT/SelW/SelH family protein; protein product: MNHVPDPASARPHITITYCTQCQWLLRAAWMAQELLSTFRGDLGEVALRPGTGGVFVIAFDEEVIWERVRDGGFPDVKLLKQRVRDRIDPGRDLGHVDRAGRES
- a CDS encoding sensor histidine kinase; this encodes MLSRLGQRGFSTQFYLIMLVIALIGPGLIFTAILLTRYAATERARFEQDARENVRGIALSIDRDTAGLVSVLQTLATSPRLKDGEFANFENQARLVREAIGLDLVLRRPDGQQIVNTALKPGAPLPVTTLPIDRELIDGGQRSMVTGYLAGATPDQAHYAVALPVRIDDRVAFILSFAVPLSRIAGILGREQVRGWVTGVSDRDAVVLARLPEMPGVVGHSRLATLRQTATGTPGVWEGRDRNFKPVTVVEARSRLNGWTVGASIPRELVDARLRRWIWAFGGFGLLVLATSSVLAVHLWSRVSKPLRQLAASGPALARGQAIPRVASPIHEIRRLADVLSEASLRLRTRSEERDRALAETQRGLAALSESEARFRHMADSAPALIWMTDETGEVVFANMHFDHLFGRPAAEMAGGGWESIVHPPDLPAFRATFQEAFEHRHPFRAEMRVIDRNGEIRWLRCEGVPRLDDHGTFLGFTGCNVDVTDAKRAEEHLRLLINELNHRVKNTLATVQSIAMQSLRGLDGEEAQAAKAAFEARLLALARAHDVLTRESWEGAELKTVVADAIRPLEAAEGQDSRFAVSGPRLRLAPRLALSIAMALHELGTNAVKYGALSREGGRVTITWTVQRRPELCLSLRWSESGGPSVTPPTRRGFGSRLIERSLARELAGKVELLYEPDGVVCTIEAPVPPPGLLERKGGTQLAATKPLPLAG